One Cellulomonas soli DNA window includes the following coding sequences:
- a CDS encoding YbjN domain-containing protein, with amino-acid sequence MGFFTKPDAAADGGALAPLTHERIAGRLDAGGYNYGVDDDGDIGGRWDDHLFYFFRYGPEGEFLQVRGRWSRSVPVSERSAVLDLANEWNAEKIWPKVYVRPEGDELGVYCEHSVDYEHGVSDEQIDLHLAAGVSTSLQFFTRLDEAYPEAVAAFQAEQGSAEGGDA; translated from the coding sequence ATGGGCTTCTTCACCAAGCCGGATGCCGCAGCCGACGGCGGCGCGCTCGCACCGCTCACCCACGAGCGCATCGCGGGCCGGCTCGACGCGGGTGGTTACAACTACGGCGTCGACGACGACGGCGACATCGGCGGACGCTGGGACGACCACCTGTTCTACTTCTTCCGCTACGGGCCCGAGGGGGAGTTCCTGCAGGTCCGGGGCCGCTGGTCGAGGTCCGTGCCGGTCTCCGAGCGCAGCGCGGTGCTCGACCTGGCGAACGAGTGGAACGCCGAGAAGATCTGGCCCAAGGTCTACGTCCGGCCCGAGGGCGACGAGCTCGGCGTCTACTGCGAGCACAGCGTCGACTACGAGCACGGCGTCAGCGACGAGCAGATCGACCTGCACCTGGCGGCCGGGGTGTCGACGTCGCTGCAGTTCTTCACCCGGCTCGACGAGGCGTACCCGGAGGCCGTCGCGGCGTTCCAGGCGGAGCAGGGGTCGGCCGAGGGCGGGGACGCCTGA
- a CDS encoding HSP90 family protein produces MSTTRAFAVDLRGMVDLLARHLYSGPRVYLRELLQNGVDAVTARRALDPGAPATVRIVPGPDGSLEITDSGVGLTLAEAEELLATIGRSSKRDLALGHGRAEFLGQFGIGLLSAFMVAETIELVSRSAREPDAPAVRWRGHDDGTYELAQIDEDVPVGSTVRLRPRRDAEHWLATETVVALAEEFGALLPVDVAVQVPLDDGTPVWRRTSTPELPWRRTYGSDEERRLALVGYCERTLGFTPLAHIDLDVPLAGVSGVAFVLPAAVPAGRGTHRVYVKRMLLDTRVDGLLPDWSFFVRCVLDADGLRPTASREALYEDEVLLATREVLGEAVRRWTIDTLHRHDLAARRFVEAHHLAVRALATTDDTMLDLVADVLPFETTDGTRTLAEVRAEHGSLVHTGTVEEFRRIAPVARAQGLAVVNAGYVYDAELLARLAARHPDWGVRALAAADVAAVLAPLDPLDELAVEDTRRDVDRVLAAVDCQAVLRTFAPSSLPALLLHDRDGDHQRDLARTVGEADDLWGQVLSGFAVRVPPRRLVLNCANPMVTDLLAAPAGDVRDAGVRALYVSALLLAGEPLRTRDTEIMTDALAQLLRAGLSGPGPQPGAPATDRPAAGPTHPHAEDEV; encoded by the coding sequence ATGAGCACCACCCGTGCGTTCGCCGTCGACCTGCGCGGCATGGTGGACCTGCTCGCTCGCCACCTGTACTCGGGCCCCCGGGTGTACCTGCGTGAGCTGCTGCAGAACGGTGTCGACGCGGTGACGGCGCGTCGCGCGCTCGATCCCGGAGCTCCTGCGACCGTCCGGATCGTCCCCGGGCCCGACGGCTCCCTGGAGATCACCGACTCCGGGGTCGGCCTGACGTTGGCGGAGGCCGAGGAGCTGCTGGCCACGATCGGACGCAGCTCCAAGCGTGACCTCGCGCTGGGCCACGGCCGCGCCGAGTTCCTCGGCCAGTTCGGCATCGGTCTGCTCTCGGCCTTCATGGTCGCCGAGACGATCGAGCTGGTGTCCCGCTCGGCGCGCGAACCCGACGCCCCGGCCGTGCGGTGGCGCGGTCACGACGACGGGACCTACGAGCTCGCGCAGATCGACGAGGACGTGCCCGTCGGCAGCACCGTGCGGCTGCGCCCCCGTCGGGACGCCGAGCACTGGCTGGCCACCGAGACCGTCGTGGCTCTGGCGGAGGAGTTCGGGGCGCTGCTGCCGGTGGACGTCGCCGTCCAGGTGCCGCTGGACGACGGCACACCGGTCTGGCGGCGCACGAGCACGCCCGAGCTGCCCTGGCGGCGCACCTACGGCTCGGACGAGGAACGCCGGCTGGCGCTCGTCGGGTACTGCGAACGCACGCTCGGCTTCACGCCCCTGGCGCACATCGACCTGGACGTCCCGCTCGCCGGGGTCAGCGGCGTCGCGTTCGTGCTGCCGGCCGCCGTTCCCGCCGGCCGCGGGACCCATCGGGTGTACGTCAAGCGGATGCTGCTGGACACCCGTGTCGACGGGTTGCTGCCCGACTGGTCGTTCTTCGTGCGCTGCGTGCTCGACGCGGACGGGCTGCGGCCGACCGCCTCCCGCGAGGCGCTCTACGAGGACGAGGTGCTGCTCGCGACCCGGGAGGTGCTCGGCGAGGCGGTACGACGCTGGACCATCGACACGCTGCACCGGCACGACCTGGCCGCCCGGCGGTTCGTCGAGGCCCACCACCTGGCGGTGCGTGCGCTGGCGACGACCGACGACACGATGCTCGACCTGGTCGCCGACGTGCTGCCGTTCGAGACGACCGACGGCACCCGGACGCTCGCCGAGGTCCGGGCCGAGCACGGCTCGCTCGTGCACACCGGCACGGTCGAGGAGTTCCGGCGGATCGCGCCCGTGGCCCGCGCGCAGGGCCTCGCGGTCGTGAACGCCGGGTACGTCTACGACGCCGAGCTGCTCGCCCGGCTCGCGGCCCGGCACCCCGACTGGGGCGTGCGCGCGCTCGCGGCCGCCGACGTCGCTGCGGTGCTCGCACCGCTCGACCCGTTGGACGAGCTCGCCGTCGAGGACACCAGGCGCGACGTCGACCGGGTGCTCGCCGCGGTGGACTGCCAGGCGGTGCTGCGCACGTTCGCGCCCTCCTCGTTGCCGGCGCTGCTGCTGCACGACCGGGACGGGGACCACCAGCGCGACCTGGCCCGCACGGTCGGCGAGGCGGACGACCTGTGGGGGCAGGTGCTGTCCGGGTTCGCCGTGCGGGTGCCGCCGCGTCGGCTCGTGCTCAACTGCGCGAACCCGATGGTCACGGACCTGCTGGCCGCACCCGCCGGTGACGTGCGGGACGCCGGGGTGCGCGCGCTGTACGTCTCGGCCCTGCTGCTGGCCGGAGAGCCGCTGCGGACCAGGGACACGGAGATCATGACCGACGCGCTCGCGCAGCTGCTGCGAGCAGGTTTGAGCGGCCCCGGGCCGCAGCCAGGGGCACCCGCCACAGACCGGCCCGCAGCCGGACCGACCCACCCACACGCAGAGGACGAGGTATGA
- a CDS encoding aspartate:alanine exchanger family transporter yields the protein MPNVVLSAAQQPVLLLFFLIGAGSLIGHVKVRGVGLGAAAVLFLAIGVSAWGTAHGRDLELPEEIGTLGLALFTFSVGIVSGATFFTSLRHSLRLIAAIVAVLACGAGAAVLVGGWLDLSPAVVAGAFAGAVTNTPALAAAREAAGDSDAPTVGYAVTYLYGVIGMLGVVTLALRRSGADDDAPPALVNRTVRVELSSAPSIKDVESRHGDRVTFSRLRHGEAAPVRAAGDTDTLLRDDLVTVVGPLADVQAVTEELGHASSHHLEADRSYLDLRRITISNARAAGRTVADLQLAEQFGARISRVRRGDVDMVASDDFHLQLGDRVRVVAPPDRMKEVSAFLGDSARGLSDITPVILGLGIALGVLIGALAFPIGSHTLAIGSAAGSLIVGLVLGRIGRVGPFVTSMPNTAANAMGELGLLFFLAQAGTRAGAQIGEAFTSGEWIRILLLGFVVTTLVGAGLYVVLRHGFRVSGPRLAGIVSGAQTQPAVLAYANGRTMYDSRVALGYALIYPAAMIAKILLGQVLGGL from the coding sequence ATGCCCAACGTTGTGCTGAGTGCCGCTCAACAGCCCGTCCTGCTGCTCTTCTTCCTCATCGGGGCCGGCTCGCTGATCGGTCATGTCAAGGTCAGAGGCGTCGGTCTCGGCGCCGCGGCCGTCCTCTTCCTCGCGATCGGCGTCAGTGCCTGGGGCACGGCGCACGGGCGGGACCTCGAGCTGCCGGAGGAGATCGGCACCCTCGGGCTCGCGCTGTTCACGTTCTCCGTCGGCATCGTGTCCGGTGCCACCTTCTTCACCTCGCTGCGGCACAGCTTGCGGCTGATCGCGGCGATCGTGGCCGTGCTGGCGTGCGGGGCCGGTGCCGCCGTCCTCGTCGGCGGGTGGCTGGACCTGTCGCCGGCCGTCGTGGCGGGTGCGTTCGCCGGTGCCGTGACGAACACGCCGGCCCTGGCTGCCGCCCGGGAGGCGGCGGGCGACTCCGACGCACCGACCGTGGGCTACGCGGTCACGTACCTGTACGGCGTCATCGGCATGCTCGGCGTCGTCACGCTCGCGCTGCGTCGGTCGGGGGCGGACGACGATGCACCCCCGGCGCTGGTCAACCGCACGGTGCGGGTCGAGCTGTCCTCGGCCCCGAGCATCAAGGACGTCGAGAGCCGGCACGGCGACCGGGTGACGTTCTCCCGGCTGCGGCACGGTGAGGCTGCCCCGGTGCGGGCGGCCGGAGACACCGACACGCTGCTGCGTGACGACCTGGTCACCGTGGTGGGTCCGCTCGCGGACGTGCAGGCGGTCACCGAGGAGCTCGGGCACGCCTCGTCGCACCACCTGGAGGCGGACCGCAGCTATCTGGACCTGCGCCGCATCACCATCTCGAACGCCCGGGCGGCGGGTCGCACGGTGGCGGACCTGCAGCTCGCCGAGCAGTTCGGGGCGAGGATCTCGCGGGTGCGTCGTGGCGATGTCGACATGGTCGCCAGCGACGACTTCCACCTGCAGCTCGGTGACCGGGTGCGCGTCGTGGCGCCTCCCGACCGGATGAAGGAGGTCTCGGCGTTCCTCGGGGACTCGGCGCGTGGGCTCTCGGACATCACGCCGGTCATCCTCGGGCTGGGCATCGCGCTCGGCGTGCTGATCGGTGCGCTCGCGTTCCCGATCGGCTCGCACACCCTGGCGATCGGTTCGGCGGCCGGCTCGCTCATCGTCGGTCTCGTGCTCGGCAGGATCGGTCGTGTCGGTCCGTTCGTCACGAGCATGCCGAACACGGCTGCGAACGCGATGGGCGAGCTCGGGCTGCTGTTCTTCCTCGCGCAGGCAGGAACCCGCGCGGGTGCGCAGATCGGTGAGGCGTTCACGTCCGGGGAGTGGATCCGGATCCTGCTGCTGGGCTTCGTGGTGACGACCTTGGTCGGGGCGGGGCTGTACGTCGTGCTCCGGCACGGTTTCCGGGTCAGCGGGCCGCGCCTGGCGGGCATCGTCTCCGGCGCCCAGACGCAGCCCGCGGTGCTCGCGTACGCGAACGGCAGGACGATGTACGACTCGCGGGTCGCCCTGGGCTACGCGCTGATCTACCCGGCGGCGATGATCGCCAAGATCCTGCTCGGGCAGGTGCTCGGAGGCCTGTGA
- the miaA gene encoding tRNA (adenosine(37)-N6)-dimethylallyltransferase MiaA — MSLVVALVGPTATGKSDLGLALAHALNGEAVNTDAMQLYRGMDIGTAKLTPAEREGVPHHLLDVLEPWQDATVADYQVRARAALQEIAGRGARAVAVGGSGLYVRALLDHMEFPGTDPALRAALEERVEQEGSRALHAELAAVDPVAAEGIGPRNARRIVRALEVIALTGRPYSASLPQHVYEVPALQIGLDCDRTHLDERIEARVARMWTRGLVEEVEGLVRAGLGRTASRAVGYAEVLGMLRGEITEDAARAATAAGTRRLARKQMGWFGRDPRVHWLDARDPDLVDRALELVAAADAGVLGPATEDPHPRRTLGS; from the coding sequence ATGAGTCTCGTGGTCGCGCTCGTGGGGCCGACGGCTACGGGCAAGTCCGACCTGGGGCTCGCCCTCGCGCACGCCCTGAACGGTGAGGCCGTCAACACCGACGCCATGCAGCTGTACCGCGGCATGGACATCGGCACCGCGAAGCTCACCCCGGCCGAGCGCGAGGGTGTGCCGCACCACCTCCTCGACGTCCTCGAGCCCTGGCAGGACGCGACGGTCGCGGACTACCAGGTGCGCGCTCGCGCCGCGCTCCAGGAGATCGCCGGACGCGGCGCGAGGGCGGTGGCCGTGGGCGGGTCGGGGCTGTACGTGCGTGCGCTCCTGGACCACATGGAGTTCCCCGGCACGGATCCCGCGCTGCGCGCCGCGCTGGAGGAGCGCGTCGAACAGGAGGGGTCCCGGGCACTGCACGCCGAGCTGGCCGCCGTCGACCCGGTCGCCGCCGAGGGGATCGGCCCCCGCAACGCCCGACGGATCGTGCGCGCGCTCGAGGTCATCGCCCTGACCGGGCGGCCCTACTCGGCGAGCCTGCCGCAGCACGTGTACGAGGTGCCGGCGCTTCAGATCGGCCTGGACTGCGACCGCACGCACCTCGACGAGCGGATCGAGGCCCGCGTCGCCCGGATGTGGACCCGGGGGCTGGTCGAGGAGGTCGAGGGCCTCGTGCGTGCCGGGCTGGGCAGGACGGCCTCCCGGGCGGTGGGCTACGCCGAGGTGCTCGGCATGCTCCGCGGCGAGATCACCGAGGACGCCGCCCGGGCCGCGACGGCCGCCGGCACGCGGCGGCTCGCCCGCAAGCAGATGGGCTGGTTCGGTCGGGACCCACGGGTGCACTGGCTCGACGCCAGGGACCCCGACCTGGTGGACCGTGCTCTCGAGCTGGTCGCTGCGGCCGACGCGGGCGTGCTCGGACCGGCCACCGAGGACCCGCACCCCCGCCGTACCCTGGGCTCGTGA
- a CDS encoding TlpA family protein disulfide reductase has product MSTSPGAWNSLGGDDVAAVMTPSSGAAGRAPSLVPHPAPLRASGTPADDRLGPDELGTALGERVTLVQFSSTFCAPCRATRRVLERVVATSDGVVHVELDVADHPALGERLGIDVTPTVLVLDPDGTVRRRASGAPTLAQARAAVASVHQG; this is encoded by the coding sequence GTGAGCACGTCGCCGGGCGCCTGGAACAGCCTGGGCGGCGACGACGTTGCGGCGGTCATGACCCCGTCCTCCGGTGCCGCAGGCCGGGCGCCCTCCCTCGTGCCTCACCCGGCGCCGTTGCGGGCGTCCGGCACCCCGGCCGACGACCGGCTCGGTCCCGACGAGCTGGGCACGGCGCTGGGCGAGCGCGTGACACTCGTGCAGTTCTCCTCGACGTTCTGCGCACCGTGCCGGGCGACGCGACGGGTGCTCGAGCGCGTCGTGGCCACGAGTGACGGCGTGGTGCACGTCGAGCTCGACGTGGCCGACCACCCGGCGCTGGGTGAACGGCTCGGTATCGACGTCACGCCGACGGTGCTCGTCCTCGACCCCGACGGCACGGTCCGACGGCGCGCCTCGGGTGCCCCGACGCTCGCGCAGGCGCGTGCAGCCGTGGCCTCGGTGCATCAGGGCTGA
- the dapF gene encoding diaminopimelate epimerase: MTSVPGAAHAVSPAASSLAVVKGHGTQNDFVLLDDRDAVLDLTVALVRSLADRRAGLGADGVIRVVPTAAIPEGAALLDAEPAARWFMDYRNGDGSLAEMCGNGVRVFAAYLERLGLWDGAGELALGTRAGVRRVTRVPVPAGVADEVWYAVDMGRWSLPGGEQSAQDGADAHVTVSGLDVARAALRVDVGNPHTVLALAGEVELAAADLTRAPVVDPVPPLGTNVELVVPLGEDTGPDGAVVGRVRMRVHERGVGETRSCGTGACAAALAVRVWAGEGAPDVWLVEVPGGTVRVTARQDGHVELAGPALLVADAEIDLGALTAV; the protein is encoded by the coding sequence GTGACGAGCGTCCCCGGAGCAGCCCACGCCGTGAGTCCCGCGGCGTCCAGCCTCGCCGTCGTCAAGGGCCACGGCACGCAGAACGACTTCGTCCTGCTCGACGACCGCGACGCCGTGCTCGACCTCACGGTCGCCCTGGTGCGCTCCCTCGCGGACCGTCGTGCGGGCCTGGGCGCCGACGGGGTGATCCGGGTCGTCCCGACCGCGGCGATCCCCGAGGGGGCGGCGCTGCTCGACGCGGAGCCGGCCGCCCGGTGGTTCATGGACTACCGCAACGGCGACGGCTCGCTGGCCGAGATGTGCGGCAACGGCGTCCGCGTGTTCGCCGCCTATCTCGAACGGCTCGGGCTGTGGGACGGCGCCGGTGAGCTCGCGCTGGGTACCCGGGCCGGGGTCCGCCGGGTGACGCGCGTGCCGGTGCCCGCAGGCGTGGCCGACGAGGTCTGGTACGCGGTCGACATGGGGCGCTGGTCCCTGCCCGGTGGCGAGCAGTCCGCGCAGGACGGCGCCGACGCGCACGTCACGGTCAGCGGCCTCGACGTGGCCCGCGCGGCTCTGCGCGTGGACGTCGGCAACCCGCACACGGTGCTTGCGCTGGCAGGCGAGGTCGAGCTGGCCGCCGCCGACCTCACGCGTGCCCCGGTCGTCGACCCGGTGCCGCCGCTCGGGACGAACGTCGAGCTGGTCGTGCCGCTCGGCGAGGACACCGGCCCCGACGGTGCGGTCGTCGGACGGGTACGGATGCGGGTGCACGAGCGCGGCGTGGGGGAGACCCGCTCGTGCGGCACGGGTGCCTGCGCGGCGGCGCTCGCGGTGCGGGTCTGGGCGGGCGAGGGCGCGCCGGACGTGTGGCTCGTCGAGGTGCCCGGCGGGACGGTGCGCGTCACCGCGCGGCAGGACGGTCACGTCGAGCTCGCGGGTCCGGCCCTGCTGGTCGCCGACGCCGAGATCGACCTCGGTGCGCTGACGGCCGTGTGA
- a CDS encoding YbjN domain-containing protein yields the protein MSGPGWLLRVLGGLPKPTKGLVVDDEPPTPLTRERIADYLLSRAYRFVIDDDGDLTGTWDGSRFWFLTLGEHQEILQVRGRWHRSLPLEQRAAVTLALNDWNRERIWPKAYLREEDGLLALYSEVSADLEPGVNEVQLAQLLACGLGTGVQMFSALEAMLPPDDAPSPDVPDN from the coding sequence GTGAGCGGGCCCGGCTGGCTGCTGCGCGTGCTCGGCGGGCTGCCCAAGCCGACCAAGGGGCTCGTCGTCGACGACGAGCCGCCCACGCCGCTGACCCGCGAGCGGATCGCCGACTACCTGCTCTCGAGGGCGTACCGCTTCGTGATCGACGACGACGGCGACCTGACCGGCACGTGGGACGGCAGCCGGTTCTGGTTCCTCACGCTGGGCGAGCACCAGGAGATCCTGCAGGTGCGCGGTCGCTGGCACCGTTCGCTCCCGCTCGAGCAGCGGGCCGCCGTGACGCTGGCGCTCAACGACTGGAACCGTGAGCGGATCTGGCCCAAGGCCTACCTGCGCGAGGAGGACGGCCTGCTCGCCCTCTACAGCGAGGTGTCGGCCGACCTCGAACCGGGGGTCAACGAGGTGCAGCTGGCCCAGCTGCTGGCCTGCGGGCTGGGCACCGGGGTGCAGATGTTCTCCGCGCTCGAGGCGATGCTGCCTCCCGACGACGCGCCCAGCCCGGACGTGCCCGACAACTGA
- a CDS encoding YbjN domain-containing protein: MGLFRDRARRLLGRRPPAQATDAPLEAASDEELHETVARIIARELGVEGSGGDGDVPTPISLGRVAAWMTENQFSYFVDSDGDLGGLWRGRLFYFFLFGEQSEILQIRGQWHREVALERLEEVLDLCNEWNADRIWPKAYVRVRDNGRVHVISEVATDLEHGATDEQLSQMLYCGLSTGSMFFDSLDERYPDPAGVAP, encoded by the coding sequence ATGGGCCTGTTCCGCGATCGCGCCCGACGACTGCTCGGACGCCGCCCCCCCGCACAGGCGACCGACGCCCCCCTCGAGGCCGCCAGCGACGAGGAGCTGCACGAGACGGTCGCCCGGATCATCGCGCGTGAGCTCGGGGTCGAGGGCTCGGGAGGCGACGGCGACGTGCCGACCCCCATCTCGCTCGGACGCGTCGCGGCCTGGATGACGGAGAACCAGTTCAGCTACTTCGTGGACTCCGACGGCGACCTCGGCGGGCTGTGGCGCGGACGCCTCTTCTACTTCTTCCTGTTCGGGGAGCAGTCGGAGATCCTGCAGATCCGGGGGCAGTGGCACCGCGAGGTCGCCCTGGAACGCCTCGAGGAGGTGCTCGACCTGTGCAACGAGTGGAACGCCGACCGGATCTGGCCCAAGGCCTACGTGCGGGTGCGTGACAACGGCCGTGTGCACGTCATCTCGGAGGTCGCGACCGACCTGGAGCACGGTGCGACCGACGAGCAGCTGAGCCAGATGCTCTACTGCGGCCTGTCGACCGGCAGCATGTTCTTCGACTCCCTCGACGAGCGGTACCCCGACCCCGCCGGGGTGGCACCGTGA
- the hflX gene encoding GTPase HflX, whose amino-acid sequence MDDAQHTASEPQDTPVTRSPQEVADDVVARVLARAGTALHAGGTMHTAYDGDQLELEERTSLRRVAGLGTELEDVTEVEYRQLRLEKVVLIGVWGSGTAQDAEVSLRELAALAETAGSQVLDALLQRRRTPDPGTYLGSGKAAELAGVVAAVGADTVVVDGDLAPSQRRALEDIVRVKVIDRTALILDIFAQHAKSREGKAQVELAQLEYLLPRLRGWGESMSRQAGGQVGGAGAGMGSRGPGETKIELDRRRIRNRMAKLRREIAAMEPARATKRANRRRNAIPSVAIAGYTNAGKSSLLNRLTNAGVLVENALFATLDPTVRRAQTSDGRIYTLADTVGFVRALPHQLVEAFRSTLEEVADADLLLHVVDASHPDPEGQIAAVRHVFADIPGAMDVPEVIVLNKADLATPETIARLRSREVHSIVVSARTGEGVEELLELIADQLPRPGVEVAVVLPYSRGDLVSRVHEHGDIASEEHLEDGTALRARVDAGLAAELVAAAVRSA is encoded by the coding sequence GTGGACGACGCCCAGCACACCGCCAGCGAGCCGCAGGACACCCCGGTGACCCGCTCCCCGCAGGAGGTGGCCGACGACGTCGTCGCGCGGGTGCTGGCCCGGGCGGGGACGGCTCTGCACGCCGGCGGCACCATGCACACGGCGTACGACGGCGACCAGCTCGAGCTCGAGGAGCGCACGTCGCTGCGCCGCGTGGCCGGCCTGGGCACCGAGCTCGAGGACGTCACCGAGGTCGAGTACCGCCAGCTGCGGCTCGAGAAGGTCGTCCTCATCGGTGTGTGGGGCTCCGGGACCGCCCAGGACGCCGAGGTGTCGCTGCGGGAGCTCGCGGCGCTCGCCGAGACGGCCGGCTCGCAGGTCCTCGACGCGCTGCTGCAGCGTCGACGCACCCCGGACCCGGGTACCTACCTGGGATCGGGCAAGGCGGCCGAGCTGGCGGGTGTCGTCGCCGCGGTCGGCGCGGACACCGTCGTGGTCGACGGCGACCTCGCCCCGTCCCAGCGCCGTGCCCTCGAGGACATCGTCCGGGTCAAGGTCATCGACCGCACCGCGCTGATCCTCGACATCTTCGCCCAGCACGCCAAGTCGCGGGAGGGCAAGGCCCAGGTCGAGCTCGCCCAGCTCGAGTACCTGCTGCCCCGCCTGCGCGGCTGGGGCGAGTCGATGTCCCGGCAGGCCGGTGGCCAGGTGGGCGGTGCCGGTGCCGGCATGGGCTCGCGCGGTCCCGGTGAGACGAAGATCGAGCTGGACCGTCGACGCATCCGCAACCGGATGGCCAAGCTGCGCCGCGAGATCGCTGCGATGGAGCCCGCACGGGCGACCAAGCGGGCCAACCGTCGACGCAACGCCATCCCGTCGGTCGCGATCGCCGGGTACACCAACGCCGGCAAGTCCTCGCTGCTCAACCGGCTGACCAACGCCGGTGTGCTCGTCGAGAACGCGCTGTTCGCCACGCTGGACCCGACGGTGCGCCGCGCGCAGACCTCCGACGGCCGCATCTACACGCTGGCGGACACGGTCGGGTTCGTGCGGGCCCTGCCGCACCAGCTCGTCGAGGCGTTCCGCTCGACCCTGGAGGAGGTCGCCGACGCCGACCTGCTGCTGCACGTCGTGGACGCCTCGCACCCGGACCCGGAGGGTCAGATCGCCGCGGTGCGGCACGTGTTCGCCGACATCCCCGGGGCGATGGACGTGCCCGAGGTCATCGTGCTGAACAAGGCCGACCTGGCCACGCCCGAGACCATCGCGCGGCTGCGTTCGCGCGAGGTGCACTCGATCGTGGTCTCGGCCCGCACGGGCGAGGGCGTCGAGGAGCTGCTCGAGCTGATCGCCGACCAGCTGCCCAGGCCGGGCGTCGAGGTCGCGGTCGTCCTGCCGTACTCGCGCGGCGACCTGGTCAGCCGCGTGCACGAGCACGGCGACATCGCCTCGGAGGAGCACCTCGAGGACGGCACGGCCCTGCGTGCCCGGGTCGACGCGGGTCTTGCCGCCGAGCTCGTGGCGGCCGCGGTCCGCTCCGCCTGA
- a CDS encoding class I SAM-dependent methyltransferase, translating to MNGEHYFTASPASSDERRTLAVTLAGREVEVETAGGIFSPDHVDHATAILLHEVPEPPAEGHLLDLGCGWGPIALTQALRSPGATVWAVDVNARALDLTRRNAERLGLDGVRAVTPEAVPADVRFAAIWSNPPIRIGKEALHALLLDWLPRLVPGGAAHLVVGKNLGADSLQQWLSLQLGPAADVQRVASAKGFRVLRVTAAARAS from the coding sequence GTGAACGGCGAGCACTACTTCACGGCCAGCCCGGCCTCGAGCGACGAACGCCGCACCCTCGCGGTGACCCTGGCCGGCCGTGAGGTCGAGGTCGAGACCGCGGGCGGGATCTTCTCTCCCGACCATGTCGACCACGCCACGGCGATCCTGCTGCACGAGGTGCCCGAGCCTCCGGCCGAGGGCCACCTGCTCGACCTGGGCTGCGGCTGGGGGCCGATCGCGCTGACCCAGGCGCTGCGATCGCCCGGGGCGACCGTGTGGGCCGTGGACGTCAACGCCCGCGCCCTGGACCTGACGCGGCGCAACGCCGAACGGCTGGGGCTCGACGGTGTACGTGCCGTGACCCCCGAGGCGGTGCCGGCCGACGTGCGCTTCGCCGCGATCTGGTCGAACCCGCCGATCCGGATCGGCAAGGAGGCGCTGCACGCCCTCCTCCTGGACTGGCTGCCCCGGCTGGTTCCCGGCGGGGCGGCGCACCTGGTGGTCGGCAAGAACCTGGGTGCGGACTCGCTGCAGCAGTGGCTGAGCCTCCAGCTCGGTCCGGCCGCCGACGTGCAGCGGGTCGCGAGCGCGAAGGGGTTCCGCGTCCTGCGCGTCACGGCCGCCGCCCGGGCGTCCTGA